From the genome of Rana temporaria chromosome 8, aRanTem1.1, whole genome shotgun sequence:
tttttaatcttctgcatgggcgacaagttctattgattaaagcgacgaaacgcccatagcaaacgcccgttgtcgcgcaatacgctcaatacgcgcgtttcccattactttctatggggaaaaaaaacgctcaaacgctgcTGTCGCGCGATTTGCgcaacaaaaaaaggtccgggacttgtttgagcttcgcgcgacaggcgtttgggcgttcaggtgtgaacagtcaccttagggaataatgttaattctcccctctggcgtttgtgagcagtgcgcttcaggcgtaaaaacgcctaggtgtgaatggggccttacggcggcgtagtgtaaatacgatgcgctacgccgccgcaaagatgcggcagtCTATTTGAATCCACCTATAAGTGTCATTTTTGCCTGCtgccttgttcctctgctatcagcatgaatcacttttcACATGTTTTCCTGTCACCAAGAGaagaatggtgacaggggagggaccttcaGCTGATTGACCGCCTCAGCTCTGTTCTTCTGTGgtgtctcagagctctcctcactgatgtaacttcagctctccaccccctacTTTTCAGAGTtgagagatcctgtgtaaattctgTACTTTAAATgactgtagagaagagaagaccgcAGATAAAAGGGTacagcttatgtaggaggatttgtttcatctcttctTTATAACCTGGGgcaagtcacttcactgggtatatgtgagggtttacaaccactttaaaggtttGGCATCCTCTATCTTGTCCGTTTTTTCTTCTTTACCTTTGTATACTCCAAAATTACCTTCAAAGTCACAACACACAGACACAACGCACATTAGGTTGTCCTCAGATGGCTGAACCACTCTACTGGGagcgtagggccagattcacaaaggagatactccatcgtatctcagatactccatcgtatctctcagagtatctatgcgactgattcatagaatcagttacgcatagatagcccttagatccaacaggtgtaattgttttacactgtcggatcttagcatgcagtaccgcggccgccgctggggggagtttgtgtcgtaaaccagcgtcgggtatgcaaattaggagttacggcgacccACAAGGGTTTTTCACGtttgctacgtcgctgctagtctagtttcccgtcgcaaagttagtcgtcgtttttggtgccctaactttacacagcacacgtatgtgctgtataaaaaagtatggccgtcgttcccgcgtcgaaatttgaaaatgtttccttcttgcgtaagacgtccgggaatacggaagtacgctacgcacgtcgccgttcgaaaaaattacgtcacttcgcgcaaagcacggcgggaatttcgaaacggagcatgcgcagtaggtccggcgcgggagcgcgcctaatttaaatggcacacgcccctttgaattacgcgggcttacgccggaggccgccagcgtaggttttcattgcaagtgctttgtgaaatcaggcacttgcgatgaaaacttgcggcggtgtaacgtatctacgatacgttacgctgccgcacttctacgtgaatctggcccatggttgcTTCCAACTCAGCCTTTTCACAAAGGTATTGCATTGTGGCAGGCTTCCTTTTACCTGTACACAATTTAACTACCAATGAAATGCTGATATTTCACAGGGATATGGAGCAGGAAAAGCCAGATTTCACCTGTGAAGCTGCTGATGAGAGACCAAATATAGTTTCCTGGAAAAACACTTGCCGCATTCTGAGCAGGAGAAgggtttctctccagtgtgagtTCTCTGGTGGGTGACAAGGTTGGACTTCTGCTtgaagcatttcccgcactccgcACACGAGTATGGCATTTCCCCCGTGTGGTTCCGTTGATGCTTGACCAGGACCGACTTATAGGCAAAGCCTTTGCCACACTGAGGGCATAAAtaaggcttctctcctgtgtggacCCTCTCGTGCCTCACCAGGGCTGACTTTTCGGTGAAacgcttcccgcactcagaacacgaatacggcttttcccctgtaTGAACCCTTTGGTGCTTTACCACATCCGACTTCTGGGTAAAGCACCTCCCGCACAAAGagcaagaatacggcttctcccctgtatgAGTCCTTTGGTGGATCGCCAGATGGGCCTTCTGCTTAAACGACTTTCCACACTGGGAACAGGAAAACGGGTGGTCTCCGGAGTGGATCCTCTCGTGCTGTAAAAGGTTTGCCTTGtcggtgaaagatttcccgcagaGGGGGCAGGAATagggcttctccccagtgtgaatcCGTTGGTGGGTGACAAGGTGGGACTTCTGGACAAAAACCTTGCCACATTCGGAACAGGTGTAAGGGTGCTCTCCTGTCTGAGTTGTCTGATGGGAAATAAGCTTTACACCCGAGGAAAAACAATTATCATAAGCAGAATACGAGAATGTGGAGCCAACGCTCTGGGCGATGTGGTGGGATCGTTCAGTAAAAGACTTCCCACATGTAGAGGGGTCGTAAGGCAGTTCTGTACCATGTAGAGCCCGATGGAGAGGCGGAATAACAGGGTTTTCTGCTGGACTTGTTCCATTATCTGGATAGGTCACAGGATGTCCCACTGAATTATTTCCTTTGGGATGTATATCTAGATGAAACAAGAAACCAAAAGATGGGTTGGCAGATCTACAGTAAGGTTCCCAAACAGGCAAATCTCATGGAAAAATATCAATTGTGTGcatttaccgtgtttccccgaaaataagcccgggtcttataattattttggcaacaaaagacacagtagggcttattttcagggtaggtcttaccatgtaatgtgctgtcttctctccccctctccctgccagTCAGAAATCCCCAGtgcgagttaaaatgcttgtaaaatcctataatccactctattacagtaatatataatgtaaaatgtgtttttctggaatataattgtgccaaataccttcgttatagctccgctctgcgcttctgtgacccgctggagctctcttccctgcatttatattacagaaacacacacattgtacattatataatactgtaatagagtggattatagcattttacaagcatttaaaatagggcttatttttgggggtagggcttatattgcatccctcctggaaaatgacgctagggcttactttcggggtaggtcttattttcggggaaacacggtatgtacaaataacagtggggtagattcaggtacgacttgcccatttcttacggaggcgcagtgtaccgttttaacactgcgcctccgtaaatttcctgcgctacgcttgattcacggagcagtggctccgtaatttgcgttgggcgctcctgaaaaatgcccggcataagcgtgcgtaatttaaatgatcccatagggggcgtggatcatttaaattaggccgaacgtagtgcgcatgctccgtcgggaaactttcccgacgtgcattgcggcaaatgacgtcgcaaggacgtcatttgcttcaaagtgaacgtaaatggcgtccagcgccattcacgattcacttacgcaaacgacgttaaattttaaattcgcgacgcgggaacgacgggtatacgtagcattggctgcccctgctaatagcaggagcaaccttacgcggaacccgacgaacgcaaacaacgtaaactgcgtacgcagggttgtgaatcggcgttagtatgcaattggcatactatacgctgaccactacgggaacgccccctagcggccatcgtaagaatgcagcctacgatatgactggcataagagccttatgctagtcatatcttagcctgcagtcggcgtatcgagcatccctgaatcaggagcagtcgatacgccggcgcaactaagcaattgcgctgcgtaactatggttacgcagacgcaattgcttgttgaatctaccccagtgtgattCTCCAAATTTGAAACATAGAGTGCATGCAAATATTTTAAACAATGATTCTGAAATGATAATGCAGAAAAGTCTCCAACAATACTATTTTTGCAATCTATAAAGTGACCTTGTCTTCCCTCGAAATGTTTCCCTTGAAACCCACACTCCCAGTGCTGCAAAAATAACTGCATAGCAGTAGTTCCttctactaccgtgtttccccgaaaataagtccgggtcttatattaattttggtcacaaaaaacacactagggcttattttcagggtagggcttatttatttacagtCTGTCTGGGTGgttgttgctttaaaaaaaatcctgtttcttTAAAGCATGAAAGACAACACAGTGTTTGTGCGGTGTCATCTATCCCTCTCAATTTTCCTCTTAAAATCTAAAATTTCTGTGTCCTCTGTCTTCCCttcaccccctgcacccccaccccccaccaccaccacaacatTGTCAGGGGTCTGTTTTTTAACATCATTCTGAATTGATTGTAAAGTAATCAGTTCTATTACAGTTCAGTCAGTCCTGTTTTATACTGTATAAAAGTACCTTTTTAACAACTTTTATGGTACCGTATACTGCTCTTCTGAGATGAGGAAAGAGAATGTGACGTCAGCGCGCTCTGTGCACTATGGTAAAGAGGGCGCAGACGTcagtgggaggagaggaggaaaaagaagagcCGCGATTGCCGCTGACGTCTGTGCACTGAAGACAGAGGGGTCGCCGCCAAGTAGGAGGAGTGGAGGAAAGAGAACAGCCGAGATATCGGCTGACGTCAGCTCGCTCCATGCGCAGAAGAGGAAGGGGCACAGACATCAtacgggaggagagaagaggacctcCGGCGGGTCAGCGGTGGGtgtgaacatgtttttttttaaatacagctgcAAACGGAGACACTGGCCAATATTTACAAAAGCATTACAGGGTTTTTTAAGGAgatttactagggcttattttcagggtagggcttatattgcagcccaccctGATAATCCacataggtcttattttcggggtagggcttactttcggggaaacacagtagtaaGTGAACGCAAAGATCCCGATGCTGTAGACTCTGCTGGTGCACCACCCCCAAATGATTCAGGGTAGACTTGTACCATAAAGAATTGACCTATAGATTATAATAGGCCCCCCAGCATTTCCCCGATGTCAACCAAAAAAACAACCAGGGTCCTGGATCTTCACCTTTTATTCACAAAGGGGGGACTGTCTCTTTAAACTCTGCATTTTCCAAACAGACACTGTTAGGATTCTGTGAAATTAACTCAGAACCAAAAGAAATCTCCTATAGTGCAGTACACAAGATATAACCATCAAATTTATTAGTAAATATtcacttacataaaaaaaaatctctgcacACTAAACAAATTCACTGGGTAGCGTACACAGAGTACTCACCGCACTTCTGCTTCTTGGCACTGACGTCACCTGGCTCctccccacgcgtatcgtcaccgACCACGTGACTTTGTCAGGTTTTAAATCTCAAGGGAAGGCTAACGTGTAAGAGAGACACCTTCTGCTCTCCAATGAATGCAAAGTAGCTccaaaaacacactatattgtcaaaagtattaggacgtctgcctttacacgcacatgaactttaatcacatcccagtcttagtccgtagggttcaatattgagttggctcaccctgtgcagctataacagtttcaactcctctgggaaggctgtccagaaggtttgaccattcttctagtaaggtcaggcactgatgtggacgagaatgcCTGGCGCGCAGTCTACGCTCTCATtcgtcccaaaggtgttctatccggTTGAGgtgaggactctgtgcaggagGTCAggacactggtgcacagtcatgttggaacaggaacctgtttctacaaagttgggagcatgaaattgtccaaaatgtcttggtatgctgacgccttaagagttcccatcactggaactaaggggccaagcccaacccctgaaaaacaaccccatccataatcccccctccaccaaatgatttggaccagtgcacaaagcaaggtccataaagacatggatgagcgagtttgaggtggaggaacttgagtggtctgacctcaacccaatagaacaccttgcctgacctcacaaagggtgggtcaaatcaatattgaaccctgcagaCTAAgacttaaagttcatgtgtgtgtaaatgcaATCATccaaatacttttgacaatatagtgtatgtgtgggTATGGTTATGAAGGTTTATGTGTgaaggtatatgtgtatatgtttatattgAAGGACCTCCCAAGTTCCCAAAAAGTCTTTATTTTTTGGAGATTTGTACAATCTGTAATTTTAGTTTGAAGTTCAGGGAGTAAACAAGTATCCAAACTTTGGAAAATGAACGAACGCAAAAGAGTCTGAAGAGGAGAGCCGGCGTCTCATAGAGACTGATGGCTCCTGACTCCCCCATTGGGCACATACTGTCTCCCCAttactgacagaggaggggggcgaAGAAGAGATTGTTGTTGTGACTGAACAAGGAGGATCTGGGACTCTTCTCTGgatttagggccatattctcagaagagttacgacggagtatctcaggaaactccgtcgtatctctgttttttgacccgcgtatctatgcgagtgattcctagaatcattttcgcatagatacgctgtagatccgacaggtgtaagtcacttacactgtcggatcttaaatgtaattcgccgccggccgctaggtggcgtttacgttcaggtctcatttgtttatgcaaatgagcctgatacgccgattcccgaacgaaatcgcgttgcgtaaccgtcgcttacgtcgtttgcgtaagcgtaaggttacccctgctatatgaggggtaaccttacgccagtccgacgtatgccatgttaagtatggcgtcgggtccgcgttgtcttttcccgtcggatatgtcgttttcgtaagtcgttcttgaatacgactttacgtcaatgacgcacacgtcggcgtcattgacgttttccgtcgagaactggagcatgcgcactgggctatttttagcccggcgcatgcgcagttcgatcggcacggcggcgcgcttaatttaaatataagccgccccctttgaattacgcggggatacgccgggccttttacactacgctgccgcaaactacggagcaagtacttgaggaatatggcacttgctccagtaagttgcggcggcgtagtgtaaatggcttacgctacggccgcgggaaaactacgagaatctggcccccagtgtttattactcacctgtgctgatctctggagATAGGTCTTCCCTACATGGCTCATCGGCCAGCACAGACATCTCTTCTTCATCTTCTACTTTAATAACAATCAGATCTTCATCCTAGCAATGAAACGTGTTTGGATTATGGATGCAGGAAAATTAGTATTTGTTTATAAGGATTCTCTAAAAAACATGCAGTAATTTAATAATGTCCTCAATTTTCCAAACCTGATAAACCTGGAGGATCTCCTGATGCTCCTGTGtggagtcccgggaatacagaggacggggacatctctctgggggattTCTggtactggatccatctgtaggaaacacacactgactgaatacattgggctagattcacatagattagcggatctttagatccgctaatctatgtgatttacgatccgccggcacaattttgcgaggctagtgcatgattcacaaagcacttacctccaaacttgcgccggcggatcgtaactcccccggtggaattcaaattccgcggctagggggagtgtacaatttaaatcaggcgcgtccccgcgccgatttaactgcgcatgcgcagccgGCGAAattttccagtgcgcatgctccaaatgacgtcgctaggacgtcattgttttcggcgttaacgtaaattatggccatccgtattcgcgaccgacttacgcaaacgacgtaaaaattcaaaagaacgacggccatacttaacattagctacccctcatatagcaggggtaactatccgccggaacaagccgaacgcaaacgacgtaaaaaaaaaaagcgttcttttctaaatcggcgtatctcctcatttgcatattcgcgagtaaaacacgaaacgctaACCTAGTGGACAgaggaagattgcagcctaagatccgacggtgtaagtcacttacacctatcggatctaagggagatctatgcgtaactgattcttatgaatcagtcgcatagatccgaccgtcggatctcagagatacgacggcgtatcaggagatacgccgtcgtatctctttgtgaatctggcccagtgtttctaTGTCTTTATATCAGAGGATGTGTATCTAGGGGGATCCTCAATACTCTTCTCTCCTTTACAAGAAatgaaagtctcctcttacccggtgatgtgaggggcggccgcttctccatcatgacgtccttgtagagatccttgtgtccttctatatactcccactcctccatggagaaatagacagtgacatcctgacaccttataggaacctgacacacacaatgataccgtcaccatccagacacatcccttgtctgttactggataatgtcccagaattcccggcaccgctcacctctcccatCAGCAGCTCAATGATCTTctgggtgacttctagaatcttcttgtcACTTCTCTCAGGTGTGGGtgaggaaggtggaggctccACAATGGGGCTCCGGGTCCTACTCCATGCTCTGGACATAACGGAATGGCTGCTGAGTGTCACATGACCACCAGACTTTTTCAAAGGTCCATAGTACTAAAAAAAGACGACATACAAACATTAAAAAGAGATATGCTACAACGTCCCTTCATGATCTTCATGTCCTTTTCACCTCAACAGTCATCTATGTATTTAATAATataagataagagtgatgtcatgtgacctcccagaatcctcctcacctctccggtcaggtctgtgttttattaatagagataagagtgatgtcatgtgacctcccaggatcctcctcacccctccggtcaggtttgtattttattaatagagataagagtgatgtcatgtgacctcccaggatCCTCCTCACCCCTCTGGTCAGGTTTGTATTTTAtcaatagagataagagtgacgtcatgtgacctcccagaatcctcctcacccctccggtcaggtttgtattttattaatagagataagagtgatgtcatgtgacctcccagaatcctcctcacccctctggtcaggtttgtattttattaatagggataagtgatgtcatgtgacctcccagaatcctcctcacctctccggtcaggtttgtattttattaatagagatcagagtgatgtcatgtgacctcccagaatcctcctcacctctacgGTCAGGtttgtattttattaatagagataagagtgacgtcatgtgacctcccagaatcttcCTCACCACTCCGGTCAGCTATGTGTTTTATTAGTAGAGATAAGAGTgacgtcatgtgacctcccagaatcctcctcaccactCCGGTCAGGtttgtattttattaatagagagaaaagtgatgtcatgtgacctcccagaatcctcctcacccctccggtcaggtttgtattttattaatagagataagagtgacgtcatgtgacctcccagaatcctcctcacctctcccgtcaggtttgtattttattaatagagataagagtgatgtcatgtgacctcccagaatcctcctcacctctccggtcagcaggtagatgatctccagggtgaggtttaataTTTTCTCTTTGTCCATATTCAGGACTGGATCTGGGAAAGGACTTTGCTCCTTATCGGAAGGGCTGACCATAATGAGATCTACAGTGCAGAATAAAGGAGACAATTTAAGTTCATAGTGGGTCTGACACAAATATAAAAGAATGACTAATACACTGAATAATGATCGCTTTTCAAAGCCGAAATAACAGTAACGATTTAAAAGGGGAGTCCATACTAGCTCAGAACTCGGGTTTGGCGAGCAGATATAAGTCCAGAACATACTTCAAGACTGTTCAAAAATCCCGATAGCTCCTTTTTTCTATGAGGGGTTGCATAGAATGTTTGTATATGTTTTCAAGCCAAACTCCACGTATGATGTgtattgcatagttacataggcCCAGCATGGCACAATGTAAGTATTCATATCTAATATATGATGGACCACTGAGGAAGCAGACAATCGCTGCAGTAATCTACCCTACTACTGCGATCGCCACGATCTTCAACGACTTGTGCCGAGAGGCCGACCCACTGCATACTAACCACAGGAGGCGCTTGCTTGGCACCTCTGCCATTCCCAAAACGCCTTGTATTTTCTCAGTGAATAcaaggtgttctctgattggatgagattGAGATCAAGACACCActgcctctgctctccaccttgtccaatcagagggtGGCTTgtattcactgaaaaaaaaacacaagggcccagattcaggtacatttgcgcgatatttgcgggggagcagggcaaaatcgattttgccctgcgcccctgcaaatattttgcgctgccctcgattcacggagcagtagctccgtaaattgcgagggcgcgccggcaaaattgcccgacgtaagcgcgcgcaatgtaaatgatcccgccgggggcaggaatcatgtaaattaggcgcgctcccgcgccgagcgtacagcgcatgctccgtcgggaaactttcccgacgtgcattgcggcaaatgacgtcgcaagggcgtcatttgcttcaaagtgaacgtgaatggcgtccagcgccattcacgaatcacttacgcaaacaacgtgaaattcaaatttcacgtcgcgggagcggcggctatactttagcattggctgcccctactattagaaggggcagccttgcgctaaagtttccgtacggaaactccgtacctggcttgcgcagggcccgcgcaagtttgtgaatcagtggtagtatgcaatttgcatactacacgctgatcacaatgggagcgccccctagcggcccacgtaagaatgcagcctaaaatctgcgtggcataagagccttatgccgcgcagattttagcctgcagtcggtgtaacgaggttcctgaatcaggagcactcgttacaccggagcaagtaagcaattgcgccgtgtaacttatggttacacaggcgcaattgcgtcttgaatctgggccaaggagtTCTATGAATGGTGGTAGCGCTGAGCAAGCGATCCCactgtggtcagtgtgcagaggGGTAGCCACTCGGCACAGGACCCGGAAGATAGCAGTGATCGTTGTAGTAGCACCGACTGATGGTGATTGTCAGCTTTGCCAGTGGTCCCTCAGGTATGACATGGGCATACTTACAttgtgccaagctggaccaatgtaactgtaCGGATCAAGGCTAGTGTTCAGAATGATATGTAATAGTCAGTGTAGCAGAGGAAAGGTACAGGCTCATCATGGTGCCCCTGGCCGGGCCGTATGGCTTTTGTCGGGGGAGAAATGATCTGTAAAAAAGAGGAAGGCACGAAGGAGACGTCACACCTAATAAAGATGCGCTGCTGCCTTTCTGTCCACCgcttcacttttttccccagaatcCTCGTTGTTTTCAGGCTCCGTGACGATCCTCTGGTGATGGAATCACCCCCTGGTCGCCctataaaataataatgaattcATAATTATGTTACCAATACAAAAGTGCTATGCCCCTTTaaatatcccctcccccacaggtTATTAT
Proteins encoded in this window:
- the LOC120910468 gene encoding zinc finger protein OZF-like, whose translation is MTQNDQKPTTSSSSVSSCSIKPDWKQTQNKSDSVDDYIRILSRRPGGDSITRGSSRSLKTTRILGKKVKRWTERQQRIFIRCDVSFVPSSFLQIISPPTKAIRPGQGHHDEPYYGPLKKSGGHVTLSSHSVMSRAWSRTRSPIVEPPPSSPTPERSDKKILEVTQKIIELLMGEVSDGSSTRNPPERCPRPLYSRDSTQEHQEILQVYQDEDLIVIKVEDEEEMSVLADEPCREDLSPEISTDIHPKGNNSVGHPVTYPDNGTSPAENPVIPPLHRALHGTELPYDPSTCGKSFTERSHHIAQSVGSTFSYSAYDNCFSSGVKLISHQTTQTGEHPYTCSECGKVFVQKSHLVTHQRIHTGEKPYSCPLCGKSFTDKANLLQHERIHSGDHPFSCSQCGKSFKQKAHLAIHQRTHTGEKPYSCSLCGRCFTQKSDVVKHQRVHTGEKPYSCSECGKRFTEKSALVRHERVHTGEKPYLCPQCGKGFAYKSVLVKHQRNHTGEMPYSCAECGKCFKQKSNLVTHQRTHTGEKPFSCSECGKCFSRKLYLVSHQQLHR